The Fodinibius salinus genome includes a window with the following:
- a CDS encoding ion channel: protein MLDWKRYRQNLKDELKDLGFGSRVSSESRYRLLNKDGSFNVERDGLPFWESMTLYHFLIQVSWLKFYLIALGSYLVVNAIFALGYVALAPQALAGTNITGIDSLFLNAFFFSVQAFTTVGFGQVTPVGVAANVLFTFESFIGLLGFALVTGFMFARFSRPHAKIAFSEQALVAPYEEGTALMFRIANARASQLVELSAEVIFTCIEDGDRQFYPLALERKKITFFPLNWTIVHPIDEKSPLWERSKESFKQNDAEILILLSGFDETFSQTVHTRSSYKYDEITWNAEFESIFDVNEEGKIMIDMQGLSNYEEL, encoded by the coding sequence ATGCTAGACTGGAAACGCTATCGTCAAAACTTAAAAGATGAGCTGAAAGATCTTGGTTTTGGCTCACGCGTAAGCAGTGAAAGTCGTTATCGGTTGCTTAACAAAGATGGCAGCTTTAATGTTGAACGTGATGGACTGCCGTTTTGGGAGTCGATGACGTTGTACCACTTTTTGATTCAGGTCTCGTGGCTCAAGTTTTACCTGATTGCGTTAGGGTCCTACTTAGTGGTAAACGCCATCTTTGCACTGGGATATGTGGCATTGGCTCCGCAAGCGTTGGCTGGAACTAATATTACGGGCATCGATTCACTGTTCTTGAATGCTTTTTTCTTTAGTGTACAGGCTTTTACCACAGTGGGTTTTGGGCAAGTGACGCCCGTAGGGGTGGCAGCTAACGTTTTATTTACCTTTGAATCGTTTATCGGGTTGTTGGGCTTTGCACTGGTAACGGGATTTATGTTTGCACGGTTTTCACGTCCACATGCGAAAATCGCTTTTAGCGAGCAGGCACTTGTTGCACCTTATGAAGAGGGAACGGCACTGATGTTTCGGATTGCGAATGCACGTGCCAGCCAGCTTGTGGAGCTCTCAGCTGAGGTTATTTTTACGTGTATTGAGGATGGTGATAGGCAATTTTATCCGCTAGCCCTCGAACGGAAGAAAATTACATTTTTCCCGCTCAATTGGACCATCGTGCATCCCATCGATGAAAAAAGTCCACTTTGGGAGAGATCCAAAGAGAGCTTTAAACAGAACGACGCCGAGATATTGATTCTGCTTTCTGGTTTTGATGAGACATTTTCGCAGACGGTTCATACTCGTTCATCCTACAAATATGATGAAATCACGTGGAATGCTGAGTTTGAAAGCATCTTTGATGTTAATGAAGAGGGTAAAATTATGATCGATATGCAAGGGTTGAGCAATTATGAAGAGCTGTGA
- a CDS encoding M16 family metallopeptidase — MLRRAITLLTVVLLSLGYLYQPSTAQSIEKFEDKVTEFTLDNGLTFIVIERPVAPVVSFATYVNVGGANEPVGHTGMAHIFEHMAFKGTHTVGTSNWQKEEDVLEEMDNTYQKWLAEKYEPQPDSARMDNLWSKFKKLQEEAGQYVVNNEFSQIIDRNGGTGMNASTSQDRTNYFYNLPENRMELWFSLESDRFKNPVFREFYKEKEVVREERRMRTESQPIGRLIEEFAAVAYTAHPYGRPTIGWNSDITATTREDARKFYNTYYVPSNITFAIAGDVKAERAKELAKKYFGDMESASNPPPVYTKEPEQRGERRFTIKGESQPFFIMGYHTVSQEHPDFQALQLLGSILSGGRTSKLYKRMVDEEKTALQVSAFNGYPGTKYKTLFATLAIPNQNVGVDTMETTILEEIEKVKQGEISQQALDRARTNARASLLRSLDSNSGLASSLASAEALRGDWKKVFTDLEKLQQVTVDDIQRVAKKYLTKDNRTVGAIVPKSDDEEVADASQ; from the coding sequence ATGCTACGACGTGCAATAACCTTACTCACGGTTGTGCTGCTTAGTCTTGGTTATTTATACCAACCTTCGACAGCACAATCAATAGAAAAATTTGAAGATAAAGTAACCGAATTTACCCTTGATAACGGCCTCACCTTTATTGTTATCGAGCGACCGGTTGCTCCTGTTGTCAGTTTTGCCACTTATGTTAATGTTGGCGGAGCTAATGAACCGGTTGGTCATACCGGCATGGCTCATATTTTTGAGCACATGGCCTTTAAAGGTACTCATACTGTTGGAACAAGTAACTGGCAAAAAGAAGAAGACGTGTTGGAAGAAATGGATAACACCTATCAGAAGTGGCTGGCTGAAAAATACGAGCCGCAACCTGATTCTGCCCGCATGGATAATCTCTGGAGCAAGTTTAAGAAGTTGCAGGAAGAGGCTGGACAGTATGTTGTAAATAATGAATTTTCTCAGATTATTGACCGCAATGGCGGTACAGGGATGAACGCTTCAACAAGCCAAGACCGGACCAATTACTTTTATAACCTGCCCGAAAACCGAATGGAGCTTTGGTTTAGCCTAGAATCAGATCGATTCAAAAATCCGGTATTTCGTGAGTTTTACAAAGAAAAAGAAGTAGTCCGCGAAGAACGACGCATGCGTACCGAATCGCAGCCCATTGGCCGACTGATTGAAGAATTTGCCGCCGTAGCATACACCGCTCATCCTTATGGACGTCCAACAATAGGATGGAATTCCGACATTACGGCCACTACTAGGGAGGATGCACGCAAATTCTATAATACCTATTATGTACCCAGTAACATTACCTTTGCAATTGCCGGTGATGTTAAAGCTGAACGTGCGAAAGAACTTGCCAAAAAATACTTTGGTGATATGGAATCAGCTTCTAACCCTCCTCCCGTTTATACCAAGGAACCCGAACAGCGTGGTGAGCGTAGATTTACCATCAAGGGTGAATCACAGCCATTTTTTATAATGGGATACCATACAGTATCACAAGAGCATCCTGATTTCCAAGCACTGCAATTACTTGGGAGTATCTTATCTGGCGGGCGTACGTCAAAGCTATACAAACGTATGGTCGATGAAGAAAAAACGGCATTACAGGTAAGTGCTTTTAATGGCTACCCGGGTACAAAATACAAAACCCTTTTTGCTACTCTTGCCATCCCTAATCAAAATGTTGGCGTTGATACGATGGAAACAACCATCCTCGAAGAGATTGAGAAAGTAAAACAGGGTGAAATTTCACAACAGGCTCTAGATCGTGCACGAACCAATGCACGCGCAAGTTTACTTCGCAGCCTAGATTCCAACTCCGGTCTGGCATCTTCGCTTGCATCCGCTGAAGCACTGCGCGGGGACTGGAAAAAAGTATTTACTGACCTCGAAAAGCTGCAACAAGTTACGGTAGATGATATCCAGCGTGTAGCTAAGAAATACTTGACCAAAGATAATCGCACTGTTGGAGCTATAGTACCAAAATCTGACGACGAGGAGGTTGCAGATGCTAGCCAATAA
- a CDS encoding OsmC family protein: MADESNKKKIVHAHLPEDEQFTTTLTAGNHELLADEPTSVDGGKDKGPDPYDYLLMSLGTCTVMTVKMYANRKGWELGNTYMELRHNKQHDVDCENCDDPKSKIDVIEKELIIEGNLSDEQLDKLLDISKKCPVHRTLLGDIKIESSITQQ; this comes from the coding sequence ATGGCTGACGAATCCAACAAGAAAAAGATTGTGCACGCTCATCTGCCCGAAGATGAACAGTTTACGACAACGTTAACAGCTGGAAACCATGAATTGCTTGCTGATGAACCAACCAGTGTTGACGGTGGAAAAGACAAAGGCCCTGATCCCTATGACTACCTCTTGATGTCGCTCGGTACTTGTACGGTTATGACCGTAAAAATGTATGCTAATCGAAAAGGTTGGGAGCTCGGCAATACATATATGGAACTGCGTCACAATAAACAGCACGACGTGGACTGTGAAAACTGTGACGATCCCAAGAGCAAAATTGACGTCATCGAAAAGGAATTGATTATCGAAGGCAATCTCAGCGACGAACAGCTAGACAAACTACTGGATATCTCTAAGAAATGTCCCGTTCATCGAACTTTGCTAGGGGATATAAAAATCGAGAGCAGCATTACTCAGCAGTAA
- a CDS encoding DinB family protein, whose amino-acid sequence MSLFDWEDNHPQPDEYGTFYRGYIEQVTSSNVLQMLIQQGQETYTLIQQLTPKQASYRYADDKWSVKEVIGHLIDTERIMAYRALCISRGETKSLPGYDQDQYVAQANFEERSLQNLSSEYDTQRNANISLFNNLSEQQIMRKGTANDETVSVRALVYIIAGHERHHLNILEEKYNIDQSTNRSK is encoded by the coding sequence ATGTCACTTTTTGACTGGGAAGATAATCATCCCCAACCTGATGAATACGGAACATTTTATCGCGGATATATTGAGCAGGTTACGAGCTCCAATGTACTACAAATGCTTATCCAACAGGGACAAGAAACCTACACCCTTATCCAACAATTAACACCTAAACAAGCATCTTATCGTTATGCAGACGATAAATGGAGCGTCAAAGAAGTCATCGGGCACCTGATAGATACCGAACGCATCATGGCCTATCGAGCACTCTGTATCAGTCGCGGGGAAACCAAATCGTTACCAGGCTATGATCAGGACCAATATGTTGCCCAAGCAAACTTTGAAGAACGCAGCCTGCAAAACTTATCCAGCGAATATGATACACAGCGTAATGCCAACATCAGTTTGTTTAACAATTTAAGTGAACAACAAATTATGCGAAAAGGCACAGCCAATGATGAAACAGTATCCGTTCGGGCCTTGGTATATATTATTGCCGGACATGAACGGCATCATCTCAACATCCTGGAAGAAAAATATAACATTGATCAGTCAACAAATCGCTCTAAATAA
- a CDS encoding MBL fold metallo-hydrolase: MVFKQIYEEKLSQYTYLIGCQASGEAIIVDPMRDIDRYQNIAEKDGLRIEAATETHIHADYLSGLREFAEAGAKVYASDEGGSDWKYEWLPGSSYDYQLIKDGDKFSVGNIHFETRHTPGHTPEHLSYLVTDGAAADEPMGILTGDFIFVGDVGRPDLLESAAGQEGVMEASARQLFKSVEKFKSMPEYLQVWPGHGSGSACGKALGSVPESTVGYELRFNPSIQATDTEQHFVDFVLDGQPEPPLYFARMKRDNRSGPTVLGDLPRPSKIEMAKIASRGSQPDATVIDTRGRIEFMNAHLRESLLAQFDKHFNTIVGSYVDENDEIFLIINDEEVDTAIRDLVRIGLDNIQGYATPADLEQFFSLADAEQIETVNFEQARSQITDKEYAILDVRKATEFREGHIEGAVNIAHTRLADEVEKLDQDKDWLVYCRSGRRASVASALLKRNGLNVTYVNDQIEKALNGELVTT; encoded by the coding sequence ATGGTTTTTAAGCAGATTTACGAAGAAAAATTATCGCAGTATACCTATCTGATTGGTTGTCAGGCTTCAGGAGAAGCTATTATCGTTGATCCTATGCGAGACATAGATCGGTATCAGAATATAGCAGAAAAAGACGGATTGCGCATTGAGGCTGCAACCGAAACACATATCCACGCCGATTACCTTTCTGGCCTTCGCGAATTTGCTGAAGCAGGAGCAAAAGTATATGCTTCAGACGAGGGTGGTTCGGACTGGAAGTATGAGTGGCTCCCAGGCAGTTCGTATGATTACCAGCTGATAAAAGACGGAGACAAGTTTAGCGTGGGAAACATTCATTTTGAGACTAGGCATACGCCGGGACACACGCCTGAACATCTTAGCTATCTTGTAACCGATGGTGCTGCGGCTGATGAGCCTATGGGTATTCTGACCGGCGATTTTATATTTGTGGGGGATGTGGGTCGTCCAGACCTGTTGGAATCAGCTGCGGGACAAGAAGGAGTTATGGAAGCGTCTGCCAGGCAATTGTTTAAGTCCGTAGAAAAGTTTAAGTCTATGCCGGAGTATCTACAGGTGTGGCCGGGACACGGATCGGGCAGTGCATGTGGTAAGGCCTTGGGATCGGTACCCGAATCAACAGTGGGCTACGAGCTGCGATTTAATCCTTCTATTCAAGCGACTGATACCGAGCAGCATTTTGTGGATTTTGTGCTGGACGGGCAGCCCGAGCCACCGCTCTACTTTGCCCGGATGAAGCGTGATAACAGAAGTGGACCGACTGTACTTGGAGATCTCCCCAGGCCTTCGAAAATAGAGATGGCAAAAATTGCATCGCGGGGTAGCCAACCGGATGCGACAGTTATTGATACACGCGGACGAATAGAATTCATGAATGCTCATCTCAGAGAATCACTGCTGGCGCAATTTGACAAACACTTTAATACCATTGTCGGCTCATATGTGGATGAGAATGATGAAATTTTTCTGATTATTAACGATGAAGAAGTGGATACTGCCATTCGCGATCTTGTACGTATAGGATTAGACAATATTCAAGGATATGCAACGCCTGCAGATCTGGAGCAGTTCTTCTCGTTAGCTGATGCAGAACAGATTGAGACTGTTAATTTTGAACAGGCCCGTAGCCAAATTACCGATAAGGAGTATGCTATTCTCGATGTGCGAAAGGCTACCGAATTTCGTGAAGGACATATCGAAGGAGCTGTTAACATTGCTCATACTCGATTAGCCGACGAAGTAGAGAAGTTGGATCAGGATAAAGATTGGTTGGTGTATTGCCGTTCAGGAAGACGAGCATCTGTTGCATCAGCACTGCTCAAACGCAATGGATTGAATGTGACATATGTTAATGATCAAATAGAAAAGGCGTTAAATGGGGAGCTTGTTACGACTTAA
- a CDS encoding glycosyltransferase family protein — translation MNILYGVQGTGHGHISRARELLPLLRQYASVDVIISGHANQLSLDEITYQKYGISLTYDSAGGVSVLNTLRDFRPIQFMSDIQSIPLQDYDLVVSDYEPVSAWSAKLQNVPVVGLSHQAAFLSPNTPRPERRSLISETLLRHFAPVDRPVGVHFKSYDDFVSPPIIRKAIRELDVKQGNHITVYLPAYHHQVLQKIFAPFTHVDWHIFSPSCKSEYQSGNCWIYPISNQRFLDSFASCRGVICNAGFETCAEAMFLGKKLLAVPIRNQYEQACNAAALQQLGVTIINSLENKQEEIWYWLQNRDAVAIDEIANPKSIVQHILDAHNIEEKNMANSQSLFRAIC, via the coding sequence ATGAATATTTTATATGGTGTACAGGGCACTGGGCACGGGCACATCAGCCGTGCGCGTGAATTGCTTCCTCTATTACGTCAATATGCCTCAGTGGATGTAATAATCAGTGGTCATGCGAACCAATTGAGTCTGGATGAAATAACATATCAGAAGTATGGCATTAGTCTGACGTATGACAGTGCCGGCGGCGTGTCGGTGTTGAATACCCTTCGTGATTTTCGGCCCATTCAGTTCATGAGTGACATACAGTCTATCCCATTACAGGATTATGATTTGGTGGTCAGTGATTATGAACCGGTTTCTGCATGGTCAGCAAAGTTGCAAAATGTACCTGTGGTAGGATTGAGTCATCAGGCAGCTTTTTTATCACCCAATACACCACGACCTGAAAGAAGGTCGCTGATATCAGAGACTCTGCTCAGACATTTTGCGCCTGTCGATCGGCCGGTGGGAGTTCATTTTAAGTCGTATGATGATTTTGTATCACCGCCTATTATACGTAAGGCTATTCGAGAGTTGGATGTTAAGCAAGGCAATCATATTACCGTGTATTTGCCTGCTTATCATCACCAAGTACTACAAAAAATATTCGCACCGTTTACACATGTAGATTGGCATATTTTTTCGCCTTCTTGCAAAAGTGAATATCAATCTGGAAACTGTTGGATCTACCCGATAAGTAACCAACGATTTTTAGATAGTTTTGCCTCTTGTCGTGGCGTTATTTGTAATGCAGGATTTGAAACTTGTGCTGAAGCAATGTTTCTGGGTAAAAAGTTATTGGCAGTCCCTATCCGAAATCAATATGAACAAGCATGCAATGCCGCTGCGCTGCAACAGCTGGGGGTTACAATCATAAATTCCCTTGAAAATAAGCAAGAAGAAATATGGTATTGGTTGCAAAACCGAGATGCTGTAGCTATTGATGAAATTGCTAACCCGAAAAGCATTGTGCAACATATTTTAGATGCTCATAATATTGAAGAAAAAAATATGGCAAACAGTCAGTCTTTATTTAGAGCGATTTGTTGA
- a CDS encoding DNA-3-methyladenine glycosylase I, producing the protein MPDRCDWCENTFDQYVRYHDEEWGVPVHDDRVLFEFLILETAQAGLSWSTILKKREGYRKAFAEFDVEKVVKFDAEKIQQLLNNPDIVRNERKVRSAISNAKCFIEVQNEFDSFDQYLWSFVDGNPVQNEWNNMDQVPATTKLSDKLSKDLKNRGFSFIGSTTIYAYMQSVGLVNDHLTSCFRYSKVKNAN; encoded by the coding sequence ATGCCTGATCGATGCGACTGGTGCGAAAATACCTTTGACCAATATGTCCGATACCATGATGAAGAGTGGGGTGTGCCTGTACATGACGACCGCGTACTTTTTGAATTTTTGATACTTGAAACCGCCCAGGCGGGATTAAGCTGGAGTACCATCCTTAAGAAAAGAGAAGGATACCGAAAAGCATTTGCAGAGTTTGACGTAGAAAAAGTTGTCAAATTTGATGCAGAAAAGATTCAACAGCTGCTAAACAACCCTGACATTGTGCGCAACGAACGCAAAGTTCGATCAGCCATTAGTAATGCTAAATGTTTTATCGAAGTACAAAATGAGTTTGACAGTTTTGACCAATATTTATGGTCGTTTGTTGACGGCAATCCTGTCCAAAACGAGTGGAATAACATGGACCAAGTACCGGCTACAACGAAGCTATCAGACAAGCTAAGTAAAGACCTCAAAAACCGTGGGTTCTCATTTATTGGAAGTACCACCATCTATGCCTATATGCAATCTGTTGGGCTGGTTAATGACCACCTGACCAGCTGCTTTCGCTACTCGAAAGTTAAGAACGCAAATTAA
- a CDS encoding M16 family metallopeptidase — protein MKKLSILCLLAAFVASCTGSQQTAETNKQEQQPMQEKSAHEKLEFPELDDFQKPEVKTFTTENGIKFFLVEDDELPLINLSANIRTGGVQVPNKKAGLASITGTVIRSGGTKTYPADSLNAMLENNAASIETGIGFTSGRASMDVLKKDFDTLLPVFVDVLTNPAFPKEKIKLAKTQTKSGISRRNDDTQQIGFREFDRLIYGKNSVYGRNTEYATINNISRKDLVNFHDNNFVAENMMIGVVGDFNATEMKQKLRKAFGDIPEGNQNNLDFPEVNYEWESTINFINKSDVNQSFVLIGHLGGMRDNPDYAKIQVMNRVLSGGFSGRLMQVVRTEMGLAYSVFGQYGMNSFYPGNFYAGVMTKSSTTAKAIDAIIKQIERLQNEPITKKELRDTKDQILNSSVFEYDSYEEVLSQQMSYDYRGLPSDAFEQYIEGVKKTTIEDVQNVAQEYLNPENLQILVVGNKDEIGDQLQKYGDVNTIDISIPEPGSGDQKMVKGDAAKGKQLLNKMADAVISPSTDLNTLTVSGEATMQGRKMPMTMTVDYPDAIQQTIEGPTGEVKLNYKGGSGTMVAGGQERPLPPAMAKGLKSTLNKSFVSIALNANEVNPQFLGTEKVEGTTYNKLNVTVDGSNVTLLLDRETNYPDIIRYKQFNPQAGSQITIENRNSNWKVVDGVAYPYSQVTMQNGNKASSVTYKSHEVNK, from the coding sequence ATGAAGAAACTAAGCATATTATGTCTGTTAGCTGCCTTTGTGGCTTCTTGCACAGGTTCTCAACAAACAGCTGAGACCAACAAGCAAGAACAGCAGCCGATGCAAGAGAAAAGCGCTCATGAGAAGCTTGAGTTTCCTGAGCTTGACGACTTCCAAAAGCCAGAAGTCAAAACATTTACTACTGAAAATGGCATCAAATTCTTTTTGGTGGAAGACGATGAACTGCCACTCATTAACCTAAGTGCTAATATTCGTACAGGTGGTGTACAAGTACCAAATAAAAAAGCAGGATTGGCCTCCATTACAGGTACTGTTATTCGTTCAGGAGGCACAAAAACGTATCCCGCAGATTCGCTTAATGCCATGCTCGAAAATAATGCCGCCAGTATTGAAACAGGGATTGGGTTTACCTCGGGCAGAGCCAGTATGGATGTCCTTAAAAAGGATTTTGATACGCTGCTTCCTGTTTTTGTGGATGTCTTAACTAATCCGGCTTTCCCAAAAGAAAAAATTAAGCTGGCTAAAACACAGACCAAATCCGGAATTTCGCGTCGGAACGACGACACACAACAAATTGGATTCCGCGAATTTGATCGTCTTATTTATGGCAAAAATTCCGTCTATGGACGTAATACGGAGTATGCTACCATCAACAACATCAGTCGAAAAGATCTCGTAAACTTCCATGATAATAATTTCGTAGCTGAAAATATGATGATTGGCGTAGTCGGTGATTTTAACGCCACTGAAATGAAACAAAAGCTTCGTAAAGCATTTGGAGATATTCCTGAGGGTAATCAAAATAATTTAGATTTTCCTGAAGTTAATTACGAATGGGAAAGCACGATTAATTTCATTAACAAATCAGATGTTAACCAAAGCTTTGTACTGATAGGACATTTAGGTGGCATGCGCGACAATCCGGATTATGCCAAAATACAAGTTATGAATCGAGTACTTAGCGGAGGCTTCTCAGGTCGGCTAATGCAGGTTGTCCGCACCGAAATGGGGCTAGCTTATTCTGTGTTTGGCCAATATGGTATGAACAGTTTTTATCCCGGAAACTTCTATGCTGGCGTTATGACTAAAAGTTCTACAACTGCCAAAGCCATAGATGCTATCATTAAACAAATTGAACGACTGCAAAACGAACCCATAACAAAGAAAGAATTACGAGATACAAAGGATCAGATTCTAAATTCCTCGGTTTTTGAATATGACAGCTATGAAGAAGTACTCAGCCAACAGATGTCATACGACTATCGCGGACTGCCCAGTGACGCTTTCGAGCAATATATAGAAGGAGTCAAGAAAACGACAATTGAAGATGTGCAAAATGTTGCTCAGGAATACCTGAATCCAGAAAACCTGCAAATTCTGGTCGTAGGCAATAAGGATGAAATCGGCGATCAGCTTCAAAAATATGGTGATGTCAACACCATCGACATCAGCATTCCAGAACCTGGTAGTGGCGACCAAAAGATGGTAAAAGGTGATGCTGCCAAAGGGAAGCAGTTGCTCAACAAAATGGCCGATGCCGTTATTAGTCCCAGCACTGACCTAAATACACTTACAGTTTCAGGTGAGGCAACCATGCAGGGACGTAAAATGCCTATGACTATGACAGTAGATTACCCCGATGCCATTCAACAAACGATTGAAGGACCTACGGGAGAAGTCAAGTTGAATTATAAAGGAGGTTCTGGAACCATGGTCGCCGGTGGACAAGAACGTCCCCTCCCCCCGGCAATGGCCAAAGGACTGAAAAGTACCCTTAACAAAAGCTTTGTGTCTATAGCACTAAATGCCAATGAGGTTAATCCTCAATTTTTGGGTACCGAAAAAGTTGAAGGCACGACCTATAACAAACTTAACGTCACAGTAGATGGCTCTAATGTTACACTTCTGCTTGACCGGGAAACAAATTATCCTGACATCATTCGCTACAAACAGTTCAATCCCCAAGCAGGTAGCCAGATAACGATTGAAAATCGTAATTCCAATTGGAAGGTTGTTGACGGCGTTGCATACCCCTACTCACAAGTTACAATGCAAAATGGTAACAAAGCTTCTTCAGTGACCTACAAAAGTCATGAAGTAAACAAATAA
- a CDS encoding UDP-2,3-diacylglucosamine diphosphatase has protein sequence MDNKRAVDIVVLSDLHLGTVGCHAVELTQYLNSIEPELLILNGDIFDMWNFKKYYWPDSHMQVVKCFLSMMSNGTDIYYLTGNHDEVIRKISSLQLGPLFVKDKLVLDLNGEKCWIFHGDIFDITMKQTKWVAKIGGKGYDMLILLNRLVNWILRKAGRSKISLSKRIKDSVKKAVRFIEDFEVAAMDLAIQNEYDYVICGHIHQPKIRGYQNENGSVIYMNSGDWIENLTALEYDGGEWNMYKYAEDEFIDKDASVVVPVRQEIKEVTVIR, from the coding sequence ATGGATAATAAGCGAGCAGTTGATATTGTTGTTCTTTCTGATTTGCATTTGGGGACGGTGGGTTGCCATGCCGTAGAATTAACTCAGTATTTGAATTCCATAGAACCGGAGTTGCTAATCCTTAATGGTGATATTTTTGATATGTGGAACTTCAAAAAATATTACTGGCCCGACTCTCACATGCAGGTAGTAAAGTGTTTTCTTAGCATGATGAGCAACGGGACGGATATTTATTATTTGACGGGGAACCATGATGAAGTAATACGCAAAATTTCGAGCCTACAGCTGGGACCGCTTTTTGTCAAAGACAAGTTGGTGCTGGACCTCAATGGCGAAAAGTGTTGGATTTTTCACGGGGATATTTTTGATATAACCATGAAACAGACCAAGTGGGTGGCAAAGATCGGAGGGAAGGGCTACGATATGCTCATCCTGCTAAATCGATTGGTTAACTGGATTTTGCGAAAGGCGGGACGCAGTAAAATATCACTCTCCAAGCGGATTAAAGACAGTGTAAAAAAAGCTGTTCGTTTCATTGAGGATTTTGAAGTGGCAGCCATGGATTTAGCCATCCAAAATGAGTACGATTATGTTATTTGTGGGCATATTCATCAGCCTAAAATTCGGGGATATCAAAATGAGAATGGATCGGTCATCTATATGAATTCCGGCGATTGGATTGAAAATCTAACAGCTTTGGAATATGACGGCGGAGAGTGGAACATGTATAAATATGCCGAAGACGAATTTATTGATAAAGATGCATCAGTAGTTGTTCCCGTTCGTCAAGAAATCAAAGAAGTAACAGTGATACGATGA